One window of Pseudomonas sp. FP198 genomic DNA carries:
- the mtnA gene encoding S-methyl-5-thioribose-1-phosphate isomerase — protein MRDRLLAAEKVKAIDWRDGALYLLDQRVLPFEENWIAYTSAAGVAEAIRSMVVRGAPAIGISAAYGVVLAARARMAEGGDWQAALEADFALLADSRPTAVNLFWALDRMRDRLGRLKEHAEPLAVLEAEAIAIHESDREANLTMAQLGVDLIRKHQGNAQAILTHCNTGALATGGFGTALGVIRGAFLEGMVERVYADETRPWLQGSRLTAWELANEGIPVTLNADSAAAHIMKTKGVTWVIVGADRITANGDVANKIGTYQLAVCAMHHGVRFMVVAPSSTIDMNLASGDDIPIEERDGRELLEVGGKRVGADADAFNPVFDVTPADLIDAIVTEKGIVERPDTAKMAQLMCRKRLH, from the coding sequence ATGCGCGATCGACTGTTGGCTGCGGAGAAGGTGAAGGCCATCGATTGGCGCGATGGCGCTCTTTACCTGCTGGATCAGCGTGTTTTGCCGTTCGAGGAAAACTGGATCGCCTACACCAGCGCGGCCGGTGTGGCCGAGGCCATTCGTTCGATGGTGGTGCGCGGTGCGCCGGCCATCGGCATCAGCGCCGCCTATGGCGTAGTGCTGGCGGCGCGGGCGCGGATGGCCGAGGGCGGCGATTGGCAAGCGGCACTGGAGGCGGATTTCGCCTTGCTGGCCGATTCCCGGCCGACGGCGGTCAATCTGTTCTGGGCGCTGGATCGCATGCGCGACCGGTTGGGACGCTTGAAGGAGCATGCCGAACCGCTGGCGGTCCTGGAGGCCGAGGCCATTGCGATTCATGAAAGTGACCGCGAAGCCAACCTGACCATGGCCCAGCTTGGCGTCGACCTGATCCGCAAGCATCAGGGCAACGCCCAGGCCATCTTGACCCATTGCAACACCGGGGCCCTGGCCACCGGCGGCTTCGGAACGGCCCTCGGGGTAATTCGCGGGGCGTTTCTGGAGGGCATGGTCGAGCGGGTCTACGCCGACGAAACCCGTCCATGGCTGCAGGGCTCACGGTTGACGGCTTGGGAGCTGGCGAACGAGGGCATTCCGGTGACGCTCAACGCCGATTCCGCCGCTGCCCACATCATGAAGACCAAGGGCGTGACCTGGGTCATCGTCGGCGCCGACCGCATCACGGCCAATGGCGACGTGGCGAACAAGATCGGCACCTACCAGCTGGCGGTCTGTGCCATGCACCACGGCGTACGTTTCATGGTGGTGGCGCCAAGCTCGACCATCGACATGAACCTGGCCAGCGGTGATGACATCCCGATCGAAGAGCGCGACGGGCGCGAGCTGCTGGAAGTCGGCGGCAAGCGGGTCGGGGCTGATGCCGATGCGTTCAACCCGGTGTTCGACGTGACCCCGGCGGACCTGATCGATGCGATCGTGACGGAGAAGGGCATCGTCGAGCGGCCGGATACCGCGAAGATGGCCCAATTGATGTGTCGCAAGCGGTTGCATTGA